In Oncorhynchus gorbuscha isolate QuinsamMale2020 ecotype Even-year linkage group LG02, OgorEven_v1.0, whole genome shotgun sequence, a single genomic region encodes these proteins:
- the LOC123993177 gene encoding cytochrome c oxidase subunit 8B, mitochondrial-like codes for MFHLASGQHKSTATFGTSNTFSRAQDRKSHHDYWVGGKIHERRIMSGIRGSVNLLRVAVRSQIVSKATLSHKPAKHHLSVGEQAIAMTAFFITILGPSGYVLAHLEDYKHHS; via the exons ATGTTCCACTTGGCAAGTGGACAACACAAATCAACGGCTACTTTTGGGACATCGAATACATTCTCCCGGGCACAAGACAGAAAGAGTCACCACGACTATTGGGTTGGGGGAAAAATACACGAAAGAAGAATCATGTCGGGGATCAGAGGTTCTGTCAATTTGCTAAGGGTCGCAGTGAGGTCGCAGATCGTCTCCAAAGCCACACTTTCGCACAAGCCTGCGAAGCACCACTTATCCGTGGGG GAGCAAGCCATTGCTATGACGGCCTTTTTCATCACCATCCTGGGGCCCTCTGGTTATGTCCTGGCTCACCTGGAGGACTACAAGCACCACTCCTAA